The genomic window ATCAAACGATGACTGGCCTTACTGCAAAGCCAAACCTCCAACGATCGATCCTTGGAAGCGCTGGACTCATATCCAGCCCTGTCTATCCCCTCTTCATATTACCTTGGTCAGAAAAACCTCGGATTTCGAGACCCTTTAGAGTGGCTGCCAATTATGCCTACGACACGATCAATTCAGCGCGTGCGATCCGTCGTCTCTTAATCGAATTTAGGAGAGATGGCGCCAGAATTGCGACTCCACAAAGAGCGACGAGAACCGCACTGATAGGTCGTGTCACGAAGATCGAGAACTCTCCGCCACTCAAGAAAAGTGTCTCTCGCAATGCCTTCTCAAAGATCGGCCCCATCACCAAGCCGAGAACCAGAGGAGCCATGTCGAACTCCATTCGGCGCAGCACAAACCCAACAATTCCGGATGCGAGCAATACGCATAGATCCCAGTAACTCCCTCGCATTGTATACACGCCGACGAAACTGATGACGAAGATGCCGCCAATGAGAGCATATTGCGGTACCCGCAACAGCCGCACCCAGATTCCAACAAGAGGCAGGTTAAGCGCGAGAAGCGCAATGTTGCCGATATACATTGAGGCGAGCAGACCCCACACAACGTCAGGATGTTGCGCAAGTAACAGGGGGCCTGGTTGGATGCCCTGCACGATTAACGCACCGAGCATGAGCGCGACGTTTGGTGTGAAGGGAATACCGAGACTCAACACCGGAACGAGAGCTGACGTTGCCACGGCGTTGTTCGCGGCTTCCGGACCAGCAAAACCCTCCACCGCACCTTTGCCGAATTCGTCGCGATGCGTGCGTGCGATTGCCCGCTCAATACCGTATGACGCGAAAGTCGAAGTCAACGAGCCTGGACCAGGCAAAAGCCCGATGAGAAAGCCGATGCCCGACCCCCGCACGATGGCGGGCCAAGCGCGGCTCCATTCAGCACGAGTCGGCACCATGTCACGAAGACGAACGGTCTCGGCCCGTGGGAAGCCTTGCGTCGAGGTCAACACCTGAAGCAGTTCACTCAAGCCATATAGACCCAACGTGAGAGGAACGAGATCGAAACCAAGCGCCAGACTTTCGGTCCCCAAGGTAAAACGAGTATCGCCGCTCACGGCGTCAACACCAATCGTGGCAAGTGCAGCGCCGATCAGCAGCATCAACATATTCCGCATCGGATCGCGTCCGGTGATACGGATCAACGTCAGAGCTCCCAACAGAGCGAGCATGCAAAATTCTGGCGATGAGAATTTCAAGGCAGCATCCGCCAGGATCGGCGTGAAGAGGCTTAGGCCTAAAATGCTGATCGTA from Nitrobacteraceae bacterium AZCC 1564 includes these protein-coding regions:
- a CDS encoding putative tricarboxylic transport membrane protein (product_source=KO:K07793; cog=COG3333; ko=KO:K07793; pfam=PF01970; transmembrane_helix_parts=Inside_1_19,TMhelix_20_42,Outside_43_46,TMhelix_47_69,Inside_70_108,TMhelix_109_131,Outside_132_145,TMhelix_146_163,Inside_164_169,TMhelix_170_189,Outside_190_259,TMhelix_260_282,Inside_283_318,TMhelix_319_341,Outside_342_355,TMhelix_356_378,Inside_379_384,TMhelix_385_407,Outside_408_410,TMhelix_411_428,Inside_429_434,TMhelix_435_452,Outside_453_466,TMhelix_467_489,Inside_490_505), which translates into the protein MDLINGMIGGFAVALQPVNLFAALAGALVGTATGVLPGLGVLGAMAILMPITIHFSAVTGLIMLAGIYYGAMYGGSTTAILLKIPGEGGSIVTTIDGYEFARKGRAGAALMICAVGSFIAGTISILGLSLFTPILADAALKFSSPEFCMLALLGALTLIRITGRDPMRNMLMLLIGAALATIGVDAVSGDTRFTLGTESLALGFDLVPLTLGLYGLSELLQVLTSTQGFPRAETVRLRDMVPTRAEWSRAWPAIVRGSGIGFLIGLLPGPGSLTSTFASYGIERAIARTHRDEFGKGAVEGFAGPEAANNAVATSALVPVLSLGIPFTPNVALMLGALIVQGIQPGPLLLAQHPDVVWGLLASMYIGNIALLALNLPLVGIWVRLLRVPQYALIGGIFVISFVGVYTMRGSYWDLCVLLASGIVGFVLRRMEFDMAPLVLGLVMGPIFEKALRETLFLSGGEFSIFVTRPISAVLVALCGVAILAPSLLNSIKRRRIARAELIVS